In Phlebotomus papatasi isolate M1 chromosome 1, Ppap_2.1, whole genome shotgun sequence, the following proteins share a genomic window:
- the LOC129800677 gene encoding protein RRP5 homolog gives MVFVEKTFPRGGEVKHRKVQAEGTSKQQFGVFSKKKVPKKNKKKDGKKKNDSGVAQEESLESRKAELITARTVAEGMLLMGYIKSIHSTDLLISLPGRMQGKVPINCISSPYTDCLEKMVQGERQDCKTLSDMFQPGDEVYVKVMGFTNHESKGDKRIELSLNPRDLHSDLHHTKLEKGLVMCGAIESIEDHGYIVDLGIAHVRAFLSTKGNKQAHEKYAIGELVFCSLNKITSTASVTTVQLKECPKKRILTAEGDTMLDYIFPTIAVKFIIVDVVKDGLMGKIFDGTYTAYINQIHLGPGKVIKDFQIGTEIEAKILYVMPLTKFVYLTLNSFVVAEKRIPFGKILENVEIAGKGQSGILLKLNSKAKGLITYAHMRMGINANVDEDVLNKKYKQDKLNVVRVMDYNAVDDFYICTDKVHLIKEKYFSLADAKIGDFIQAEITKKVPGKGVRISFGQLHGFINKAHMSRGVSGQNVGSKVRGRILYIDDQYKSVVVTTHREYLKENAPILMDRDDIKIGQVYIGMIHEVTAKKILVQFFSRILGAVVKGMDVVNRSFYDSMKPGQIVRVMVTNVSARHINLTFARDTSEDSLKLGKVARGKIMGSYSSGMEVEVLDTKANIWISNHYASEIPEIGPGLSSAHDSEEIKFVRLSDEIYSLRDVDYFNKHKMSSWKSLMSGMVLRGFIKAVNDDNLEVHLPLSDMTKTVKIFYPMILKDYQKTDEPDLFQPEQIIYVKVLSKEPKTKIVTCSALLSQVWNGNVGVSTAIVMNYFRDINKIYSKLNPRFKTSDKVTVEVEEVGEEVVNVKVEGTNEMGIIYKDLLEDVPNVGDRIKCVVLWVSPEGAVYLSGKSNHQEMRENRDHPQFSHIKQRGEILLKTSQFFLVLLESNHVVYVPLRLHYNDFRPVLADRRGECEVILVNDRGERVIAMFRDIFEECRKVSVEVKKRRQESISESDHEENPQKKIKTEDEEMDSEEEEDEEMDSEEEEDEEMDIDKQEVAPLAGLSSNFWNTDFSWLPGVAKDESDAESEGSESETPAKKKKLTARERLEHAKMHEARIRDREESLADGISDPQNTDDFERLVLTTPNNSFIWIKYMVYYLQATEVDKARSVARRAIKSITYREQDELINIWVALLNLELRFGSKDSFETVLSESLEVNDQFKIMMRTIEILADVRKIEELRAKISICVKKFKTNAEMWSKIGEAFFKVGLTNEAKQMMHRAIAALPQKDHIFIISNFAKLHNKFGEKETAHALLEQIVTSYPKRVDIWSIYVDMLVKDSRQDLARQILDRAILQKLPLKKMRTIFKKYQEFEEKYGDEQSVEKIKSMAEEFVQNYIKT, from the coding sequence GATTGCAAGACACTCTCAGACATGTTCCAGCCAGGTGATGAAGTTTATGTGAAAGTCATGGGGTTCACCAATCATGAATCCAAGGGAGATAAAAGAATTGAATTATCTCTAAATCCCAGAGATCTTCATAGTGATTTGCATCATACAAAACTCGAGAAGGGTTTAGTAATGTGTGGTGCAATTGAATCAATTGAAGATCATGGGTATATTGTGGATCTGGGAATAGCTCATGTAAGGGCATTTCTCTCCACAAAGGGCAATAAGCAAGCTCATGAGAAATATGCAATTGGTGAATTGGTATTTTGTAGTTTGAACAAAATAACATCAACAGCTTCTGTCACGACAGTTCAGCTCAAAGAGTGTCCAAAGAAGAGGATTTTAACAGCTGAAGGAGATACCATGTTGGATTATATATTTCCAACGATTGCAGTTAAATTTATAATTGTTGATGTGGTGAAGGATGGATTGATGGGGAAGATTTTTGATGGAACCTATACGGCGTATATCAATCAGATTCATTTGGGGCCGGGGAAGGTGATCAAAGACTTTCAGATTGGAACAGAAATTGAGGCAAAAATTCTCTATGTAATGCCACTGACGAAATTTGTCTACTTGACACTGAATTCATTTGTCGTGGCGGAGAAGAGGATTCCATTTGGGAAGATTTTGGAGAATGTGGAGATTGCGGGGAAGGGTCAGAGTGGGATTTTGCTGAAGTTGAATAGCAAGGCTAAAGGATTAATTACATATGCTCACATGAGGATGGGTATCAATGCTAATGTTGATGAAGATGTTCTGAATAAGAAGTACAAACAGGATAAGTTGAATGTGGTCAGAGTGATGGATTACAATGCAGTTGATGATTTTTACATTTGTACAGATAAAGTTCATCTGATCAAGGAGAAGTATTTCTCATTGGCAGATGCTAAAATTGGGGATTTCATTCAGGCGGAAATTACAAAGAAAGTCCCTGGAAAGGGTGTTAGAATATCATTTGGGCAGTTGCATGGATTCATCAATAAGGCTCACATGTCTAGGGGAGTTTCTGGACAGAATGTGGGCAGTAAGGTACGTGGGAGGATTTTGTACATTGACGATCAGTACAAATCGGTAGTTGTAACGACGCATCGGGAATATCTCAAGGAGAATGCTCCAATTCTGATGGATAGGGATGATATTAAAATTGGACAAGTCTATATTGGGATGATTCATGAGGTGACCGCGAAGAAGATACTCGTTCAGTTCTTCAGTAGGATACTGGGAGCTGTTGTCAAGGGCATGGATGTTGTCAATCGTTCTTTCTACGATTCCATGAAGCCTGGCCAAATTGTTCGGGTGATGGTGACTAATGTCTCTGCCAGACATATAAATCTAACTTTTGCCCGAGATACCAGCGAGGATAGCCTGAAATTGGGCAAGGTGGCCCGTGGGAAGATTATGGGATCGTATTCGTCGGGAATGGAAGTGGAAGTTCTTGATACAAAGGCAAATATCTGGATTTCTAATCACTATGCCTCTGAAATCCCAGAAATTGGTCCAGGGCTTTCGTCAGCTCATGATTCTGAGGAAATCAAGTTTGTAAGGCTGTCAGATGAGATATACAGCTTGAGGGATGTGGATTACTTCAATAAGCATAAAATGTCCTCTTGGAAATCTTTGATGTCGGGAATGGTATTGAGGGGATTCATCAAAGCTGTCAATGATGATAACTTGGAAGTTCATTTGCCATTGAGTGATATGACTAAAACTGTGAAGATTTTCTATCCAATGATTCTGAAAGACTATCAAAAAACTGATGAGCCAGATCTCTTCCAACCTGAGCAGATAATCTATGTGAAAGTTCTCAGTAAGGAGCCCAAAACAAAGATTGTAACTTGTTCTGCACTTCTAAGTCAAGTTTGGAATGGAAATGTTGGAGTTTCTACGGCAATTGTCATGAATTATTTCAGAGATATCAACAAGATTTACTCAAAATTGAATCCCAGATTCAAGACAAGTGACAAGGTGACGGTTGAAGTTGAAGAAGTTGGAGAGGAAGTTGTCAATGTTAAAGTAGAAGGAACCAATGAAATGGGAATAATTTACAAGGATCTCTTGGAAGATGTTCCAAATGTAGGAGATAGAATCAAGTGCGTAGTGCTTTGGGTATCTCCAGAAGGTGCTGTTTACCTGAGTGGCAAATCAAATCACCAGGAGATGCGAGAAAATAGAGATCATCCTCAATTTAGTCACATAAAGCAAAGAGGAGAGATTTTGCTGAAGACTTCTCAGTTCTTCCTTGTATTGCTGGAATCTAATCATGTGGTCTATGTACCACTGAGATTGCACTACAATGACTTCCGACCTGTTCTGGCCGATCGGAGGGGGGAATGTGAAGTTATTCTGGTGAATGATAGAGGAGAAAGAGTGATTGCAATGTTCAGGGATATCTTTGAGGAATGTCGAAAAGTTAGTGTGGAAGTTAAGAAACGAAGGCAGGAATCAATCAGTGAGTCTGATCATGAGGAAAATCCTCAGAAGAAGATCAAAACGGAAGATGAAGAGATGGATTCTGAAGAGGAAGAAGATGAAGAGATGGATTCTGAAGaggaagaagatgaagaaatgGACATTGATAAGCAAGAAGTGGCTCCATTAGCAGGATTATCTTCCAATTTCTGGAATACGGATTTTTCCTGGTTGCCGGGTGTAGCTAAAGACGAAAGCGACGCCGAGTCGGAAGGTTCGGAATCCGAGACACCGGCAAAGAAGAAGAAACTGACAGCAAGGGAACGCCTAGAGCACGCTAAAATGCATGAAGCTAGAATTCGGGATCGAGAAGAGAGTCTCGCAGATGGGATCAGTGATCCTCAGAATACGGATGATTTTGAACGTCTGGTCCTCACAACGCCAAACAACAGCTTCATCTGGATCAAATACATGGTGTACTATCTGCAGGCGACAGAAGTGGACAAGGCTCGGAGTGTAGCGAGAAGAGCAATAAAAAGTATCACCTATCGTGAACAGGATGAATTGATAAATATCTGGGTGGCTCTGCTGAATCTCGAATTGCGTTTTGGTTCAAAAGATTCCTTCGAGACAGTTCTCAGTGAATCACTAGAAGTCAATGATCAATTTAAGATCATGATGAGGACTATAGAAATCCTGGCAGATGTGCGAAAGATCGAGGAGTTGCGAGCCAAAATATCCATTTGTGTCAAGAAATTCAAGACAAATGCAGAAATGTGGTCTAAAATTGGTGAGGCTTTCTTCAAAGTTGGCCTCACAAATGAAGCCAAGCAGATGATGCACAGAGCCATTGCAGCTCTTCCACAGAAAGATCACATCTTCATCATCAGCAATTTTGCCAAGTTGCACAATAAATTTGGCGAAAAAGAGACAGCTCATGCTCTCCTGGAGCAAATTGTAACATCCTATCCCAAACGCGTTGACATTTGGTCAATATACGTGGATATGCTAGTGAAAGATTCTCGCCAGGATCTAGCAAGGCAGATTCTCGATCGTGCTATCCTGCAAAAGCTACCGCTGAAGAAGATGCGAACCATCTTCAAGAAGTATCAGGAATTTGAGGAGAAATACGGAGATGAGCAGAgtgtagaaaaaataaaaagcatGGCTGAGGAATTTgtacaaaattatattaaaacgTAA